AGCGCAGCCTCCCACGCCAGCTCCGCGGACAATCCGCAGCAGAACGCCTCCGCATGGCGGCTCATCTCCTCCAGCCTGCGCGGGGATTCCAGCAGCTCCAGCAACTGATCGAGCAGTCTGCGATCCGGTCGGGCGCATACGGCGACGCCAGACTTCTCCAGCACTGCCGCATTCTCCTCCTCCTGTCCCGGAATCGGACGATAGAGAAGCATCGGCAGCTTCATCGCCGCCGCCTCTGACGTCGTCAGGCCGCCTGGCTTCGTCACGAGCAGCGTAGCTGCGCCCATCCATTGCTCGATGTTGTCTACGAAGCCTTCCACCCGCACGCTGGAAGCGTAGGCTGGCTGAAGCTCAGCCGTGAGCTCCTGCCTCACAGCCTCATTGCTGCCGCACAGGAAGGCGAGCTGTGCTCGCTCCAGCAGCACCTCAGACTGCACGAGTCGACGTGCCTCGTCACTCAACAGACCGCCTCCCCCGCCCATCACGAGCACGAGCGGCTTCAGCGGGTCAAGACCGAGCCGCTGCTTCAGCTCTGCAGGAGGCGGCGACGGATTATAGAATCTCGAGCGAATCGGTATGCCCGTAACCTGTATGCGCTCCTCCGCAATGCCCCGCTCCCGCAGGGCATGGGCAACATGAGCGGAGCCGACCACGTACAGATCGGTGTGAGGCTGAATCCACAGCGCATGATCGGCATAGTCGGTAATGACCGTGACGAGCGGAGCGTGGACCAGTCTCTGCTCCTTCAAGAGCGAGACCGCCGCCGACGCAAGCGGGAATGTCGAGACGATCAGCTCGGACCTATGCATGTGTAGCAGCTCCAGCAGCTTGGACGATCCGAGTCTGAGGAACGTCCGCGAGAACGTGGACAGCTCCTCCTTCATCCGTGACCTCCGGTACAAGTAGCCGTACAACGAGGGGGCCTTCTCCACTCCCTTCAAGAAGCAATACTTCATGAACGGATGCGCAAGCGCATAGACCTCCCTCATATAATCGGCAATCTCCGCGTGTACCGAGCTATCCGAGTGCCCACACGCCTCGGCGAGTGCCATCGCCGCTTGTCGATGCCCGTCCCCAAGGTCTCCAGTCAAGATCAGCGCCCGCACTGGACGCACGCCTTGCGCCTTCTTCATTGTATACATCGATGCGCCTCCTGCATCCTTGGCGTTCCTGTCGTCCGTTTGATCCAGAGGATGATTGAGCATGGAAGTTAGAAGTTTCCACTTAAAATTGCGTTGTATGTATGATACCATAATTAACCAGAGGAAGAAATATGCACACGCTACTACGCCTTCTACGCCTACTAGCCGTGCAGCCCGAAAGGATGCGGAACATTCATGAGAAAGCTGTCCACCGGCAAGCTGTTCGCTGCACTTGCCTTGTCCACTGTCTTATGCCTGATCGTCTATGCTATGCGCGACGAGCTGGACCCGAAGACGTATTATGATTTCCTGCTGTGGAATCTGTTCCTTGCCTGGATTCCCTATGCGCTGTCAACAGTGGGACTATGGCTGCACGAGCGCTCGCTATACACGCGCGCCTACAGCCTCATCCCGATCGGAATCGTCTGGCTGCTCTTTCTGCCCAATTCACCTTACATCGTGACCGATCTCATTCATCTGACCATATTGAAGAACAATTACATCACCGAAGGCTGGTACAAATTCACGTATTGGTACGACATGATCTCGATTCTGCTGTTCGCTTGGAACGGCTTGCTGCTCGCCTTCGTCTCGATGTATCAATGGCAGTCCATCGTCACAAGACGCTTCACACCTCTCATCTCGTGGCTCTTCATCGGAGCGGTCAGCTTCCTCAGCGCCTACGGCGTGCTGCTCGGTCGGGAATATCGGTTCAACAGCTGGGACGTGCTCTCGCAGATGGAGCCGCTCACACGCACCGTGCTCTCGAGCCTGCAATTCGAGCCGATGATGTTCTGCGCACTGTTCGGTGTGCTCCTCCTTGCCATCTACTCCATGCTCTACGTGCTGCTGCATAGCGGAGAGGACGCAACACGGCTGTAGCCTGCTGCGCCACCCCGCTCCTCTCCGTCATTGTCCATCTACGCGTACCGGTATTCACGCGAGCCGATGACCGCTCGCATCCGGTACGTGTCCTCTGTCCGTTCAAGACCCGGCCACGTCGCTGCCGCTCCATCCACCCCCGGCACCGCCGCCCCCTCGGCAGAGCCGCTCGAGGCTGCATACGGCGGCATTGCGACCGGGCCAGCTTCCGCCCACACTCCCGGCGCTGACCCGTACGGTATAGCCGGAGCCTCTGGCATAATCGGCGCACCCGACACGCGCTCCAGCGCCTCCTGCAAGGCGGGGAAGTTCGGGAACGTCGCCTCATCCAGCATATAGGCGCTCACCATCGAGCCGGGTATCCGATGCGTATTGAGCCGCTCAATAATGTACTCCGCCCGCGTCACAGCGACGCCATGACCGAAGTACAGCCCCTCGGGCATGACGATGACGTTCTCACCTTGCCAGTGGATGTAGGCGGGGTGAACGTCCGGATTTTTAATATATTGCACATCACCGGGGAACGCCTCTCCCTTGCCATATACGCTAACGAGCTTCAAGTCCGAATCATGATTCCATGAGTACAAATACAGATCCCCGAACAGCCGGTCGAACGCCTCCGGTCCTGCCGTATCGAGCACCGCCTTGTACAGCACGATGACGATTGCCATGGCGCATTCGAACGCATACCATTGCCCGTTCACGAATATATCGGTAATTGCATCCGACGGACGAGCACCCGGCCGCAGCAGGAAGCCGCCCTTCTCCGTCCGAATCCAATACAGCTCATGACAGCGCGAGCCCTCGAACGTCTCGAAGGCCGCCCCGCTGCGGGCGAGCCCCTCCGCTGCACGAACGATGCTCGCCCGCAGCTTCAGCTCGAACCGCAGCGCGGCCTCCGAGCTGTAATGAAACGGCGTCGGACTCAGCTGCTTCGCCCGGTAAATGCTGCGCTCAAGCCCGCTCCAGGCGAGCAGGAACGGAGGCGCAGTCGTACCCTGTATGTAGATCAAGCCGATCCCTCCCTCAGCATGGGGTCCCGCACATGGCGCATGGCCGTAGCAGACGGCCTCACCCTAACGGTACATCCTATGCAGCACTGGGAAGGAAAAGGCCTTCATCCGCACAAATTAATCCATCTCGTAGATCGAGCCGCTCTTGCTCGCGAACAGCTCCGAGTACACCTTCTCCGCATACGCATCCGTCATGCCCGAGATGTAATCAGCAACAAGGCGCGGCCATGTCCACTCGTGCCCGTGGCGACGGTAGCTCTCGACCCAGTCCGGCGGTAAGATGAGTCTTCCCTGCTCCGGTACGATGAAGCTGTCCCACAGCTGTCTGAGCATAATCTCACTGCGCTTCTGCAGCCGCTGCACGCGAAAATCTTTGATCAGCGTCACCCAAGCGAGCTTCTTCAATATTTCCATCGTCCGCAGCAGCTCGAGGTCCTGCTCGCCGTCCTTGACGAACGTCACCTTCCGCCAGCTCCTCGCCGTATCGTCAATGATCCCGACCCGCGCCGCGAACGTACTGACCCAGCGCGCCTTCATCTCACGTCTCGTACGGGACTCCTCACGCCCGTTCACCGCATAGATCGCTTCCCACTGGGCCAAATATTCGCCAAGCACCCGCTGCACCATCGCCTTAATGTCGATCTGATCCCAGCCGACGTCGGAGTTGCCGTGGTCGTTCACAATTTCCTCCACGAGATTGTCGACGAGCCGGTCGCTTTCGAAGAACGTGCGGTTCATTTGAATTTTGCCAGCGCGGATGCCGTCTTCAATGTCATGGGTCGAGTAGGCGATATCGTCGCACAGGTCCATCAGCTGCGCCTCGAGCGTCGAGCACCCGGCCTGCATGCCCCACCGCTCGCGGATCATGCCGATGCCCTGCTCCCACTCCATGCCGTAGACGCCCTTCAGCCGCCCCTCCTCCTCGAGCGAGTACGGGTACTTGTTAATGGCCAGCAGCACCGCCGCCGTCAGGTCCAGACCGCTGCCGCTGCCCGCGCGCTTCTCCAGAAACATAAGGATACGGAAGTTCTGAGCGTTCCCCTCATACTTCAGCCCGTACTGCTCAGCGAGCAGATGGTTCAGCACCTCCTCGCCCTTATGCCCGAAGGGCGGATGGCCTAGATCGTGCGCGAGCGACGCGCACTCGACGACATCGGCATCGAGCACGAGCCCCGGATGCTCCCTCGCCGCCAGAAACGGATATTGCTTGTTCATGCGACGCGCCGTCTCCCTCGCGATCTGTGACACCTCCAGCGAATGCGTCAGCCGCGTCCGGTAATAATCGCCCGAGCCTGCTCCGAACACCTGCGACTTCCCCTGCAGACGCCGGAAGGCCGGAGATTGTATGAGCCGCGCATAATCGCGCTCGTATTCCTCTCTCTCCTCGCTGAACGTCCCCTGTGCTTGCTCATCCAGTCGAAAATGCCGCAAGTCCATTGTCTCATCCCCCTTATGCCGACCCTTGCTGCACCATACCCGAGCGGACGGGAGGGGTGCAGCTTTTTTTCAGCAAATTGTACCATACCCCATTGTACTTGCGAAACAACCGACATAGCCCAGCAATCCACATAGCGGGTGAGGAGCATATATCGTATACTGAGGCTGTAGAACGTAAGGAGAGGAGGCGTGGAGTGTGTCGATGGAGCAATACCAGACGCTGATCGGCGTCGTCATTGAGAAGCTGGGCGCGACGCACAAGGAGCTGCAGCACAACTGCAACGGTCTCGGCTCCATCCTGAGCCAGCATTCCGAGGAGGAGCGGCTGAACACGCCAGAGCTGCTAACGATTCAGGAGCTGCATGACGGGTACAAGGAGCTGCTGGAGACGCTGGAGCGGCGGTATCCCGGTCTGAAGCAGTCGTAAGAGCAACCAAAACCTTAGTCCCCACGTACTGTAAGGTCTAACCGAAGCATACCAAGGGAGGAATTCATCGTGATCAAGCATCTTATTCAAAAATTGCTGCACAGCCTGCTCGGCGCGAAGCATTCGCACAGACGATACGGCAGCAGCTCGAACGTCATGCGCCGACCTGGACCGCGCCGCGGCTCCTCATCGTATTCCTCGGGCTACGGTCGCCCGAAGGGGCATAGCTATTATAAGAAGAGCTCCCGCTCGAGCTCGTAACGACCTGTTCGGCAGCCACCATCCATTAACCATTACCACTCACAGTGAAGCAACTGCTCGATATCTTCCCGCAGCTGCCCCACGGAGCGATAAGGCTCCGCAAGCAGCAGCAGACGCCGCAGCACGCAACGCGTGCCCTCGGACAAGGACAGCTCCTCGTGCCATTCGCGCGGGGGCTGTCCTTCTTGTGCTTCGTACGACGAGTACAGCAGGAAGAGCAGGAAGTGACCGAGCGCGTACAGGTCGCTCTGCACCTCGGGCGCACGCCTTCTCGCTTCCTCTTCATCCGTGAAGGCGACTAGGCTCGTCCAGTCGCCGATGCGCCGGGCAAGGCCGAAGTCAATGAGCGCAAGCGAGCCGTCCGCCTGCAGCAGCACGTTCGGGATGCGCAGGTCCAGATGCACCCAGCCGCGCTCATGCACGAAGCCAACGATCGGCAGCAGCCTAGCGATAATAGCCAAGCTCTCCACCTCGGTGAACCCGCGCTGCTGCTCGAAGATGAGCGCCTCCAGCGTCCGCCCCTCCGCCTTGTCTATGGCGGCGAACAGCCTCCCGCCCTCCTCGAACAGCCCTCGGCAGCGCGGAATCGACGGATGACCGAGCGCTAGCAGCGCCTCCCGCTCCCGGCTCAGCAGCTCACGCCCGAGCGCTCCCTTACTCGGCCTCGCCTGCTTGACGACCAGCTCGCCGCCCTCCACTAGATCACATGCCAAATAAGCGAGCCCGTAGCTGCCCTCACCGATGAGCTTGATGAGCTCATAACGGCGAAGGAGCACCGTGCCCGCCCGCAGCGGATAATCGCGCCAGCTTTCGACGAAGCGCTTGATGGGACTTGCCATGTGACCAATCCAACCGAACGAACCGAGCATTCCGATCACCCTTTGCATACGGCTTCTTGCTGCTACTATACCGCAAGCTGTGGAGGAAGGACAGCGTGTTCCTTTTATTACCTCTATGTGTAATAATGAAATAAATAATGTAAAATATTCCAATAACGAAAGGAGCGGTGTCGTATTAAGCTCAATCGAACGATCATGGGTGGGCTCTGTATCATGGCTGCTCTGTATTCGTTATACGTTCTGCTATTATCATTCGGGCCTAGACAATTCCAATATGACTTCGTATCACATACTTCACTAACCAATGAGAAGGTCGGGGCGATGTACTTGGGCCAGCCACTCGATCAAGCCTGCCGTACGATTATGGAGGAGCAGGTGATCGAGGAGTACCGTTACTACGAGTGTAGGGATGGACACCGCGTCCTTACGAAGCAGCATTCCCCGGAGGTGATATCCATCAGGTACAGCCTGAACGATCACGACCTCAAGACTTCACGTGGCATCGGCATCGGTTCTTCGAAGACAGATGTCCTTCAGCATTATGGCCTATCGTACTATACGAGAGCGGAGCAAGGAGAAGACATCGTAGGGTACGTGGACAAAAAGAATAACTACACGCTGGAGTTCTGGTTCTCCGGCGATATGGTATCGAGTATTCGACTTGATCGCAGCTACCTGCCATAATATAGGATTGCTTCTTCGCCTGCCCTCCATATATATGAGTAATATTGGCACTTCTGGTAACTCTAATGCTTAGCAGGAGGTGTGCCATGGGAACTGAGCTCGGAAGAAGCTTGTCTGTCAACCTGCAGCACATCCGAAGCAGGCTGGGAGCAAGCAGCGATATCGTCATTAGAGAGTTCGAGCAGGGCGGCTACTTCGGAGGTGCCCTGGCGGTGCTCTACACCGATGGGCTGGTGGACACACAGCTCGTGCATGACCATATTCTTCAGGCGCTGATGCTTAGTGCTAGACCTGGGCTGTCGCCAGCTGAGCCTTCGGGAACGCCTGCCGAACGTTACCTTGCGATCCGCCAGCGACTGCTCCATATCGGAGATCTGAAGGAGCTGACGACGTTCGCCGAGCTGTACAAGGCCGTGCTGTCGGGCAACACGGTCATTCTAACGGATGGGATCGAGAAGGCACTTGTGGCCGGCACGCCCGGCTGGAGGGATCGCGGCG
Above is a genomic segment from Paenibacillus sp. YYML68 containing:
- a CDS encoding MGDG synthase family glycosyltransferase — protein: MYTMKKAQGVRPVRALILTGDLGDGHRQAAMALAEACGHSDSSVHAEIADYMREVYALAHPFMKYCFLKGVEKAPSLYGYLYRRSRMKEELSTFSRTFLRLGSSKLLELLHMHRSELIVSTFPLASAAVSLLKEQRLVHAPLVTVITDYADHALWIQPHTDLYVVGSAHVAHALRERGIAEERIQVTGIPIRSRFYNPSPPPAELKQRLGLDPLKPLVLVMGGGGGLLSDEARRLVQSEVLLERAQLAFLCGSNEAVRQELTAELQPAYASSVRVEGFVDNIEQWMGAATLLVTKPGGLTTSEAAAMKLPMLLYRPIPGQEEENAAVLEKSGVAVCARPDRRLLDQLLELLESPRRLEEMSRHAEAFCCGLSAELAWEAALELLQGRSAKSAEHPGWTAAGVREQVLEA
- a CDS encoding DUF1361 domain-containing protein, coding for MRKLSTGKLFAALALSTVLCLIVYAMRDELDPKTYYDFLLWNLFLAWIPYALSTVGLWLHERSLYTRAYSLIPIGIVWLLFLPNSPYIVTDLIHLTILKNNYITEGWYKFTYWYDMISILLFAWNGLLLAFVSMYQWQSIVTRRFTPLISWLFIGAVSFLSAYGVLLGREYRFNSWDVLSQMEPLTRTVLSSLQFEPMMFCALFGVLLLAIYSMLYVLLHSGEDATRL
- a CDS encoding protein-glutamine gamma-glutamyltransferase — its product is MIYIQGTTAPPFLLAWSGLERSIYRAKQLSPTPFHYSSEAALRFELKLRASIVRAAEGLARSGAAFETFEGSRCHELYWIRTEKGGFLLRPGARPSDAITDIFVNGQWYAFECAMAIVIVLYKAVLDTAGPEAFDRLFGDLYLYSWNHDSDLKLVSVYGKGEAFPGDVQYIKNPDVHPAYIHWQGENVIVMPEGLYFGHGVAVTRAEYIIERLNTHRIPGSMVSAYMLDEATFPNFPALQEALERVSGAPIMPEAPAIPYGSAPGVWAEAGPVAMPPYAASSGSAEGAAVPGVDGAAATWPGLERTEDTYRMRAVIGSREYRYA
- a CDS encoding deoxyguanosinetriphosphate triphosphohydrolase family protein; amino-acid sequence: MDLRHFRLDEQAQGTFSEEREEYERDYARLIQSPAFRRLQGKSQVFGAGSGDYYRTRLTHSLEVSQIARETARRMNKQYPFLAAREHPGLVLDADVVECASLAHDLGHPPFGHKGEEVLNHLLAEQYGLKYEGNAQNFRILMFLEKRAGSGSGLDLTAAVLLAINKYPYSLEEEGRLKGVYGMEWEQGIGMIRERWGMQAGCSTLEAQLMDLCDDIAYSTHDIEDGIRAGKIQMNRTFFESDRLVDNLVEEIVNDHGNSDVGWDQIDIKAMVQRVLGEYLAQWEAIYAVNGREESRTRREMKARWVSTFAARVGIIDDTARSWRKVTFVKDGEQDLELLRTMEILKKLAWVTLIKDFRVQRLQKRSEIMLRQLWDSFIVPEQGRLILPPDWVESYRRHGHEWTWPRLVADYISGMTDAYAEKVYSELFASKSGSIYEMD
- a CDS encoding protein kinase domain-containing protein produces the protein MQRVIGMLGSFGWIGHMASPIKRFVESWRDYPLRAGTVLLRRYELIKLIGEGSYGLAYLACDLVEGGELVVKQARPSKGALGRELLSREREALLALGHPSIPRCRGLFEEGGRLFAAIDKAEGRTLEALIFEQQRGFTEVESLAIIARLLPIVGFVHERGWVHLDLRIPNVLLQADGSLALIDFGLARRIGDWTSLVAFTDEEEARRRAPEVQSDLYALGHFLLFLLYSSYEAQEGQPPREWHEELSLSEGTRCVLRRLLLLAEPYRSVGQLREDIEQLLHCEW